One genomic region from Rosa rugosa chromosome 1, drRosRugo1.1, whole genome shotgun sequence encodes:
- the LOC133725560 gene encoding DEAD-box ATP-dependent RNA helicase 41 isoform X3, with product MRYLQPLWDAGGQSGTSLLPDDQTELLRSRLDIHVKGDIVPGPILSFASCNLPQKLVQNIEAAGYEMPTPVQMQAIPAALHGKNLLVSADTGSGKTASFLVPIVSCCSHFRFEHLTDQKKPLAMVLTPTRELCIQVEEQAKLLGKGLPFKTALVVGGDAMPRQLFRIQQGVELIVGTPGRLIDLLANHDIELEDIRIFVLDEVDCMLQRGFRDQVMQIFRALSQPQVLLYSATISQDIEKMVSSMSKDVAVISVGKPNRPNKAVKQLPIWVESKQKKQKLFDILMSKQHFMPPVVVYVASRLGADLLSNAITVTTGVKASSIHGEKSMKERRDIMKSFLMGDVPVIVATGVLGRGLDLLGVRQVIVFDMPNSINEYVHQIGRASRLGEEGTAIVFVCQENKNLFPELVEILRSSGAAIPRELVRTRYTACPYSIGRGQKKRKHE from the exons ATGCGTTATTTGCAGCCGTTATG GGATGCTGGTGGTCAATCTGGAACTTCACTCTTACCTGATGATCAGACTGAATTGCTTAGAAGTAGACTTGATATTCATGTGAAGGGGGACATAGTTCCAGGACCTATCTTGTCATTTGCTTCATGTAATCTTCCTCAAAAGCTTGTCCAAAATATAGAGGCTGCAGGTTATGAAATGCCCACACCTGTCCAGATGCAAGCAATTCCGGCTGCTTTGCATGGCAAAAACTTGCTTGTCTCTGCTGACACAGGCTCTGGTAAAACTGCTTCCTTTCTGGTTCCAATTGTTTCTTGTTGCTCGCATTTTCGCTTTGAGCACTTGACGGACCAGAAAAAGCCGTTAGCTATGGTTCTAACTCCGACTAGAGAGCTCTGTATACAAGTTGAGGAACAAGCTAAGTTGCTTGGAAAGGGTTTGCCTTTTAAAACTGCACTTGTGGTTGGTGGCGATGCAATGCCCAGACAACTTTTCCGCATTCAGCAAGGAGTGGAGCTCATTGTGGGAACCCCGGGAAGACTAATTGATCTTTTAGCAAACCATGATATTGAACTGGAGGATATAAGGATTTTTGTTCTTGATGAGGTGGATTGTATGCTCCAAAGGGGCTTCCGGGATCAGGTGATGCAGATATTTAGGGCTCTGTCACAACCCCAGGTTTTACTGTATTCTGCAACAATCTCCCAAGATATAGAGAAGATGGTGAGCTCTATGTCAAAAGATGTTGCTGTAATCTCTGTTGGCAAGCCTAACAGACCAAATAAGGCTGTGAAGCAGCTGCCTATATGGGTTGAGTCAAagcaaaagaagcaaaagcTTTTCGACATATTGATGAGTAAGCAGCATTTTATGCCACCTGTTGTGGTTTATGTGGCATCAAGACTTGGGGCGGATCTGTTATCTAATGCAATTACAGTCACCACTGGTGTGAAAGCTTCATCAATCCATGGGGAGAAATCCATGAAGGAGAGGAGAGATATCATGAAGTCATTTTTAATGGGTGATGTTCCTGTTATTGTAGCCACCGGTGTTTTAGGCCGTGGGCTAGATCTCTTGGGTGTAAGACAGGTTATTGTTTTTGACATGCCCAATTCCATTAATGAGTATGTCCACCAGATTGGTAGGGCATCTAGATTAGGAGAAGAGGGTACAGCAATTGTGTTTGTATGTCAGGAGAATAAGAACTTGTTTCCAGAATTGGTTGAAATTTTAAGATCTTCTGGTGCAGCTATACCTAGGGAGCTT
- the LOC133725560 gene encoding DEAD-box ATP-dependent RNA helicase 41 isoform X1 produces the protein MEHEYKDGQCKSSVMATCSDEVNDKVKERSRDQREPLPGEPKCVICSRYGEYICDQTDDDVCSLECKQTLLCRVANTQLAVSHSPPKRLPANDECFYVRDAGGQSGTSLLPDDQTELLRSRLDIHVKGDIVPGPILSFASCNLPQKLVQNIEAAGYEMPTPVQMQAIPAALHGKNLLVSADTGSGKTASFLVPIVSCCSHFRFEHLTDQKKPLAMVLTPTRELCIQVEEQAKLLGKGLPFKTALVVGGDAMPRQLFRIQQGVELIVGTPGRLIDLLANHDIELEDIRIFVLDEVDCMLQRGFRDQVMQIFRALSQPQVLLYSATISQDIEKMVSSMSKDVAVISVGKPNRPNKAVKQLPIWVESKQKKQKLFDILMSKQHFMPPVVVYVASRLGADLLSNAITVTTGVKASSIHGEKSMKERRDIMKSFLMGDVPVIVATGVLGRGLDLLGVRQVIVFDMPNSINEYVHQIGRASRLGEEGTAIVFVCQENKNLFPELVEILRSSGAAIPRELVRTRYTACPYSIGRGQKKRKHE, from the exons ATGGAACACGAGTACAAAGATGGCCAATGCAAGAGTTCAGTGATGGCAACATGCAGTGATGAAGTTAATG ATAAAGTTAAAGAAAGATCCAGAGACCAAAGAGAACCTCTTCCAGGAGAGCCTAAATGCGTTATTTGCAGCCGTTATGGTGAGTATATATGTGATCAGACAGATGATGATGTTTGCAGTTTGGAGTGTAAACAGACTCTACTATGCAGGGTTGCCAACACCCAATTGGCAGTCAGTCATTCTCCTCCAAAACGGTTACCTGCTAATGATGAGTGCTTTTATGTTAGGGATGCTGGTGGTCAATCTGGAACTTCACTCTTACCTGATGATCAGACTGAATTGCTTAGAAGTAGACTTGATATTCATGTGAAGGGGGACATAGTTCCAGGACCTATCTTGTCATTTGCTTCATGTAATCTTCCTCAAAAGCTTGTCCAAAATATAGAGGCTGCAGGTTATGAAATGCCCACACCTGTCCAGATGCAAGCAATTCCGGCTGCTTTGCATGGCAAAAACTTGCTTGTCTCTGCTGACACAGGCTCTGGTAAAACTGCTTCCTTTCTGGTTCCAATTGTTTCTTGTTGCTCGCATTTTCGCTTTGAGCACTTGACGGACCAGAAAAAGCCGTTAGCTATGGTTCTAACTCCGACTAGAGAGCTCTGTATACAAGTTGAGGAACAAGCTAAGTTGCTTGGAAAGGGTTTGCCTTTTAAAACTGCACTTGTGGTTGGTGGCGATGCAATGCCCAGACAACTTTTCCGCATTCAGCAAGGAGTGGAGCTCATTGTGGGAACCCCGGGAAGACTAATTGATCTTTTAGCAAACCATGATATTGAACTGGAGGATATAAGGATTTTTGTTCTTGATGAGGTGGATTGTATGCTCCAAAGGGGCTTCCGGGATCAGGTGATGCAGATATTTAGGGCTCTGTCACAACCCCAGGTTTTACTGTATTCTGCAACAATCTCCCAAGATATAGAGAAGATGGTGAGCTCTATGTCAAAAGATGTTGCTGTAATCTCTGTTGGCAAGCCTAACAGACCAAATAAGGCTGTGAAGCAGCTGCCTATATGGGTTGAGTCAAagcaaaagaagcaaaagcTTTTCGACATATTGATGAGTAAGCAGCATTTTATGCCACCTGTTGTGGTTTATGTGGCATCAAGACTTGGGGCGGATCTGTTATCTAATGCAATTACAGTCACCACTGGTGTGAAAGCTTCATCAATCCATGGGGAGAAATCCATGAAGGAGAGGAGAGATATCATGAAGTCATTTTTAATGGGTGATGTTCCTGTTATTGTAGCCACCGGTGTTTTAGGCCGTGGGCTAGATCTCTTGGGTGTAAGACAGGTTATTGTTTTTGACATGCCCAATTCCATTAATGAGTATGTCCACCAGATTGGTAGGGCATCTAGATTAGGAGAAGAGGGTACAGCAATTGTGTTTGTATGTCAGGAGAATAAGAACTTGTTTCCAGAATTGGTTGAAATTTTAAGATCTTCTGGTGCAGCTATACCTAGGGAGCTT
- the LOC133725560 gene encoding DEAD-box ATP-dependent RNA helicase 41 isoform X2: protein MRYLQPLWVANTQLAVSHSPPKRLPANDECFYVRDAGGQSGTSLLPDDQTELLRSRLDIHVKGDIVPGPILSFASCNLPQKLVQNIEAAGYEMPTPVQMQAIPAALHGKNLLVSADTGSGKTASFLVPIVSCCSHFRFEHLTDQKKPLAMVLTPTRELCIQVEEQAKLLGKGLPFKTALVVGGDAMPRQLFRIQQGVELIVGTPGRLIDLLANHDIELEDIRIFVLDEVDCMLQRGFRDQVMQIFRALSQPQVLLYSATISQDIEKMVSSMSKDVAVISVGKPNRPNKAVKQLPIWVESKQKKQKLFDILMSKQHFMPPVVVYVASRLGADLLSNAITVTTGVKASSIHGEKSMKERRDIMKSFLMGDVPVIVATGVLGRGLDLLGVRQVIVFDMPNSINEYVHQIGRASRLGEEGTAIVFVCQENKNLFPELVEILRSSGAAIPRELVRTRYTACPYSIGRGQKKRKHE, encoded by the exons ATGCGTTATTTGCAGCCGTTATG GGTTGCCAACACCCAATTGGCAGTCAGTCATTCTCCTCCAAAACGGTTACCTGCTAATGATGAGTGCTTTTATGTTAGGGATGCTGGTGGTCAATCTGGAACTTCACTCTTACCTGATGATCAGACTGAATTGCTTAGAAGTAGACTTGATATTCATGTGAAGGGGGACATAGTTCCAGGACCTATCTTGTCATTTGCTTCATGTAATCTTCCTCAAAAGCTTGTCCAAAATATAGAGGCTGCAGGTTATGAAATGCCCACACCTGTCCAGATGCAAGCAATTCCGGCTGCTTTGCATGGCAAAAACTTGCTTGTCTCTGCTGACACAGGCTCTGGTAAAACTGCTTCCTTTCTGGTTCCAATTGTTTCTTGTTGCTCGCATTTTCGCTTTGAGCACTTGACGGACCAGAAAAAGCCGTTAGCTATGGTTCTAACTCCGACTAGAGAGCTCTGTATACAAGTTGAGGAACAAGCTAAGTTGCTTGGAAAGGGTTTGCCTTTTAAAACTGCACTTGTGGTTGGTGGCGATGCAATGCCCAGACAACTTTTCCGCATTCAGCAAGGAGTGGAGCTCATTGTGGGAACCCCGGGAAGACTAATTGATCTTTTAGCAAACCATGATATTGAACTGGAGGATATAAGGATTTTTGTTCTTGATGAGGTGGATTGTATGCTCCAAAGGGGCTTCCGGGATCAGGTGATGCAGATATTTAGGGCTCTGTCACAACCCCAGGTTTTACTGTATTCTGCAACAATCTCCCAAGATATAGAGAAGATGGTGAGCTCTATGTCAAAAGATGTTGCTGTAATCTCTGTTGGCAAGCCTAACAGACCAAATAAGGCTGTGAAGCAGCTGCCTATATGGGTTGAGTCAAagcaaaagaagcaaaagcTTTTCGACATATTGATGAGTAAGCAGCATTTTATGCCACCTGTTGTGGTTTATGTGGCATCAAGACTTGGGGCGGATCTGTTATCTAATGCAATTACAGTCACCACTGGTGTGAAAGCTTCATCAATCCATGGGGAGAAATCCATGAAGGAGAGGAGAGATATCATGAAGTCATTTTTAATGGGTGATGTTCCTGTTATTGTAGCCACCGGTGTTTTAGGCCGTGGGCTAGATCTCTTGGGTGTAAGACAGGTTATTGTTTTTGACATGCCCAATTCCATTAATGAGTATGTCCACCAGATTGGTAGGGCATCTAGATTAGGAGAAGAGGGTACAGCAATTGTGTTTGTATGTCAGGAGAATAAGAACTTGTTTCCAGAATTGGTTGAAATTTTAAGATCTTCTGGTGCAGCTATACCTAGGGAGCTT